The Halosimplex litoreum genome has a window encoding:
- a CDS encoding NAD-dependent epimerase/dehydratase family protein gives MTRQALFVGGTRFIGRRAVREFRDAGYDVTVFHRGEHESPFADDEGIDHLRGDRTDDGDLADAAALDPEVVVDLVAYHPGDVRTATRVFDDVDAYVYVSSGAAYGAEEVPKREGETALEPCSDEQATDDSGATYGARKAEGDRAVFAAAEEGVNAMSLRPCVVYGPHDYTRRFDYWVQRVANYDRVLVPGDGTNLWHRVSVENVARALRVVAEEGDPGEAYNVGDWTLQTLRETVETVADTLVTDVDIVAAGERELAAGGLEPSDFPLYRDPPHVLDTTKLRSLGWEPQPPAEAVAKAVEATPERDADEAQQGPDREAEERVLGVLDTL, from the coding sequence ATGACCCGACAGGCGCTGTTCGTCGGCGGCACTCGATTCATCGGCCGCCGCGCTGTCCGCGAGTTCCGCGACGCCGGCTACGACGTGACCGTCTTCCACCGCGGCGAACACGAGAGCCCGTTCGCCGACGACGAGGGGATCGACCACCTCCGGGGCGACCGCACCGACGATGGCGATCTGGCCGATGCGGCCGCTCTCGACCCCGAGGTGGTCGTCGATCTGGTGGCGTACCACCCCGGCGACGTTCGGACCGCGACCCGCGTCTTCGACGACGTCGACGCCTACGTCTACGTCTCCAGCGGCGCCGCCTACGGCGCGGAGGAAGTGCCCAAGCGGGAGGGCGAGACCGCCCTCGAACCCTGCAGCGACGAGCAGGCGACCGACGACTCCGGCGCGACCTACGGGGCGCGCAAAGCCGAGGGCGACCGCGCCGTCTTCGCCGCCGCGGAGGAGGGCGTGAACGCGATGAGTCTCCGCCCGTGCGTCGTCTACGGCCCCCACGACTACACTCGACGCTTCGACTACTGGGTCCAGCGGGTCGCCAACTACGACCGCGTGCTGGTGCCCGGCGACGGCACGAACCTCTGGCACCGCGTGAGCGTCGAGAACGTCGCCCGCGCCCTCCGCGTCGTCGCCGAGGAGGGCGACCCCGGTGAAGCCTACAACGTCGGCGACTGGACGCTCCAGACCCTGCGAGAAACCGTCGAGACGGTCGCCGATACTCTCGTGACCGACGTGGATATCGTCGCCGCGGGCGAGCGCGAACTCGCCGCCGGCGGGTTGGAACCGTCCGATTTCCCGCTGTATCGCGACCCGCCGCACGTACTGGACACGACCAAACTCCGGTCGCTCGGGTGGGAGCCGCAGCCGCCCGCGGAGGCGGTGGCCAAGGCCGTCGAGGCGACGCCCGAGCGGGACGCCGACGAGGCCCAGCAAGGGCCCGATCGCGAGGCCGAGGAGCGGGTGCTGGGCGTGCTCGATACGCTGTGA
- a CDS encoding LabA-like NYN domain-containing protein has translation MENVHPGQRVAVLADAQNLYHSARSLYTRNIDYASLLDAAVADRQLTRAVAYVIRADAPEEESFFDALVDIGFETRIKDIKTFGDGSKKADWDVGMSLDAVTLANHVDTVVLATGDGDFSRLCSHLRHEGVRTEVVAFRESTAEELVAAADDFTDMSEDVERFLL, from the coding sequence ATGGAAAACGTCCATCCCGGACAGCGCGTCGCGGTGCTCGCGGACGCGCAGAACCTCTATCACAGCGCCCGGAGCCTCTACACGCGCAACATCGACTACGCCTCCCTGCTCGACGCCGCCGTCGCCGACCGCCAGCTGACACGCGCCGTCGCCTACGTCATCCGCGCCGACGCCCCCGAGGAGGAGTCCTTTTTCGACGCGCTCGTCGACATCGGCTTCGAGACCCGTATCAAGGACATCAAGACCTTCGGCGACGGGTCGAAGAAGGCCGACTGGGACGTGGGCATGAGCCTCGACGCGGTCACACTGGCCAACCACGTCGACACCGTCGTCCTCGCCACCGGCGACGGCGACTTCTCGCGGCTCTGTTCGCACCTGCGCCACGAGGGCGTCCGCACCGAAGTAGTGGCCTTCCGGGAGTCGACCGCCGAGGAACTCGTCGCCGCCGCCGACGACTTCACCGACATGAGCGAGGACGTCGAACGCTTCCTCCTCTGA
- the purH gene encoding bifunctional phosphoribosylaminoimidazolecarboxamide formyltransferase/IMP cyclohydrolase, whose protein sequence is MKLAGMASNRGRNLLNIADRAPGGAEFSVILTNDADAPVLDAAAEREIPTEVVERGDGEDRRDHEERALDALADYDFDLVTLDGYMRLLSETFLDEAPTTLNVHPSLLPAFPGMDAWGDALEYGADVVGCTVHVVTDAIDDDGEIVEEAVDGGPVVTQEPIPVYEGDDEDDLKDRVLYEGEFTAYPRAVKYFAEDRVTVDYEANRAAVEGTSGGDLPTRLFSSEDRAADLRYGENPHQDAAVYADSTVEEASVVGADQLNEGAKALSYNNYNDADGALNLIKEFDEPAAAVIKHTNPAGCATADTLADAYADALSTDPKSAFGGIVALNRECDEATAEQIIDSFKEVVVAPGYTDAALETLFEKDNLRVLDVSDRYDVTETVTEKKLVGGRLVQERDTQALTPDDLEVVTEREPTDEQVEAMLFAWQTIKHVKSNAIVFAKGTETVGVGAGQVSRVDAVEIADMKAEKDAEGKDAEGAVMASDAFFPFPDGIEKAAEAGIEAVIQPGGSKNDDIVTEAADEHDIAMVMTGQRAFRHD, encoded by the coding sequence ATGAAACTCGCAGGGATGGCGAGCAACCGCGGGCGGAACCTGTTGAACATCGCGGACCGGGCCCCCGGGGGCGCCGAGTTTTCGGTTATCCTCACGAACGACGCCGACGCGCCCGTCCTCGACGCGGCGGCAGAGCGGGAGATTCCGACGGAGGTCGTCGAGCGCGGCGATGGCGAGGATCGGCGCGACCACGAGGAGCGCGCCCTCGACGCCCTCGCCGACTACGACTTCGACCTGGTGACGCTGGACGGCTACATGCGCCTGCTCTCCGAGACCTTCCTCGACGAGGCGCCGACGACGCTGAACGTCCACCCCTCCTTGCTGCCCGCCTTCCCCGGCATGGACGCCTGGGGCGACGCCCTGGAGTACGGTGCGGACGTAGTCGGGTGCACCGTCCACGTCGTCACCGACGCAATCGACGACGACGGCGAGATCGTCGAGGAAGCGGTCGACGGCGGCCCCGTCGTCACCCAGGAGCCGATCCCCGTCTACGAGGGCGACGACGAGGACGACCTCAAAGACCGCGTCCTCTACGAGGGCGAGTTCACGGCCTACCCGCGCGCCGTGAAGTACTTCGCGGAGGACCGCGTCACCGTCGACTACGAGGCGAACCGGGCCGCCGTCGAGGGGACGAGCGGCGGTGACCTCCCGACGCGGCTGTTCAGCTCCGAGGACCGCGCGGCGGACCTGCGCTACGGGGAGAATCCCCACCAGGACGCCGCGGTCTACGCCGACAGCACGGTCGAGGAAGCCAGCGTCGTCGGCGCCGACCAGCTGAACGAGGGCGCCAAGGCGCTGTCGTACAACAACTACAACGACGCCGACGGCGCCCTGAATCTCATCAAGGAGTTCGACGAGCCCGCCGCGGCGGTCATCAAACACACCAACCCCGCGGGCTGTGCGACCGCCGACACCCTGGCCGACGCCTACGCCGACGCCCTGTCGACCGACCCCAAGAGCGCCTTCGGCGGCATCGTCGCCCTCAACCGCGAGTGCGACGAGGCCACGGCCGAGCAGATAATCGACTCGTTCAAGGAGGTCGTCGTCGCGCCCGGCTACACCGACGCCGCCCTGGAGACGCTGTTCGAGAAGGACAACCTCCGCGTGCTGGACGTCTCAGACCGGTACGACGTGACCGAGACCGTCACCGAGAAGAAGCTCGTCGGCGGGCGGCTCGTCCAAGAACGGGACACCCAGGCGCTCACCCCCGACGACCTAGAGGTCGTCACCGAGCGCGAGCCGACCGACGAGCAGGTCGAGGCCATGCTGTTCGCCTGGCAGACGATCAAGCACGTCAAATCGAACGCCATCGTCTTCGCGAAGGGAACCGAGACCGTGGGCGTCGGCGCCGGCCAGGTCTCCCGCGTCGACGCGGTCGAGATCGCCGACATGAAAGCCGAGAAGGACGCCGAGGGTAAGGACGCCGAGGGCGCGGTCATGGCCTCGGACGCCTTCTTCCCGTTCCCGGATGGGATCGAGAAGGCCGCCGAAGCGGGCATCGAAGCGGTCATCCAGCCCGGCGGCTCGAAGAACGACGACATCGTCACCGAAGCCGCCGACGAGCACGACATCGCGATGGTCATGACGGGCCAGCGCGCGTTCAGGCACGATTGA
- a CDS encoding PUA domain-containing protein, whose protein sequence is MDDEDRSMLTRVADYQWGRDAGAALFGGGDPEVTHTSSGRPRQVLADDGRLVTYATDGRFTLGVAGGRRLHDGLSDGRYRVVVGDESEPFVRDERNVFAKFVSTADPEIRPGDEVLVTHERGEVLAVGRAELSGAGMADFETGMAVFVRDGAETDGDD, encoded by the coding sequence ATGGACGACGAGGACCGGTCGATGCTGACGCGGGTGGCCGACTACCAGTGGGGTCGCGACGCTGGGGCGGCGCTGTTCGGTGGGGGCGACCCCGAAGTGACCCACACCAGTTCCGGGCGGCCGCGACAGGTACTCGCGGACGATGGACGATTGGTCACTTACGCGACCGACGGGCGGTTCACCCTCGGCGTGGCCGGCGGGCGACGGCTGCACGACGGCCTGTCCGACGGGCGCTACCGCGTCGTCGTCGGCGACGAGAGCGAACCGTTCGTCCGCGACGAGCGCAACGTCTTCGCCAAGTTCGTCTCGACGGCCGACCCCGAGATCCGCCCGGGCGACGAGGTGCTGGTGACCCACGAGCGCGGGGAGGTACTCGCCGTCGGTCGCGCCGAGCTGAGCGGCGCGGGCATGGCCGACTTCGAGACCGGCATGGCCGTGTTCGTCCGCGACGGTGCCGAAACGGACGGCGACGACTGA
- the purB gene encoding adenylosuccinate lyase encodes MTDRSPLRAVSPLDGRYARYTEPLVDYASEKALMRARTRVEVEYLVALADLPETPLEIGAGQREQLRDLYESFDDEDAALIKQIETEGYGEYAATNHDVKAIEYFVREGLPADLDAAHWIHFGLTSEDVNNLAHRLLVKPAVEDVLVPQLRDVRDALVEEAREHRDLPMLARTHGQPATPTTYGKELAVYASRLGRALGRIERATDEISGKLAGASGTYAAHDAAYPDVDWRSFSESFVGDLGLDHEPLTTQVNPCDDLAAVFDALRGANNVLLDLDLDVWLYVSDRYLGQEAAAGETGSSTMPHKVNPIDFENSEGNLSKANSDLHFLGDYVTTSRLQRDLSDSTVKRNIGAALAHCLIGYSKLENGLAKVVPNEQVMRDDLEATPEVVGEAVQTILRREGFDDAYEHVKKATRGRDVSMADFEAMIDDLDVDDDVRAELHALTPAGYTGVASELVDDARE; translated from the coding sequence ATGACCGACCGATCGCCGCTGCGGGCCGTCTCGCCGCTCGACGGACGCTACGCACGGTACACCGAACCGCTGGTCGACTACGCCAGCGAGAAGGCGCTCATGCGGGCGCGCACTCGCGTCGAGGTCGAGTACTTGGTCGCGCTGGCCGACCTGCCCGAGACGCCCCTGGAGATCGGCGCCGGACAGCGCGAACAGCTCCGGGACCTGTACGAGTCGTTCGACGACGAGGACGCGGCCCTGATCAAACAGATCGAGACCGAGGGCTACGGCGAGTACGCGGCGACCAACCACGACGTGAAGGCGATCGAGTACTTCGTCCGCGAGGGCCTGCCCGCGGATCTGGACGCGGCCCACTGGATCCACTTCGGGCTCACCAGCGAGGACGTGAACAACCTCGCCCACCGCCTGCTCGTCAAGCCCGCCGTCGAAGACGTGCTGGTCCCGCAGCTGCGCGACGTCCGCGACGCCCTCGTCGAGGAGGCCCGCGAACACCGCGATCTGCCGATGCTCGCGCGCACCCACGGCCAGCCCGCCACGCCGACGACCTACGGGAAGGAACTGGCCGTCTACGCCTCGCGACTGGGCCGCGCGCTCGGCCGCATCGAGCGCGCGACCGACGAGATCTCGGGCAAGCTCGCCGGCGCGTCGGGCACCTACGCCGCCCACGACGCGGCGTACCCCGACGTGGACTGGCGGTCGTTCTCCGAATCGTTCGTCGGCGACCTGGGCCTCGACCACGAACCGCTGACGACGCAGGTCAACCCCTGCGACGACCTCGCGGCCGTCTTCGACGCCCTGCGCGGCGCGAACAACGTCCTGCTCGACCTCGACCTGGACGTGTGGCTCTACGTCTCCGACCGCTATCTCGGCCAGGAGGCCGCCGCGGGCGAGACCGGGTCGTCGACGATGCCCCACAAGGTCAACCCCATCGACTTCGAGAACAGCGAGGGGAACCTCTCGAAGGCCAACTCCGATCTCCACTTCCTCGGCGACTACGTCACCACCTCGCGACTCCAGCGGGACCTGTCGGACTCGACGGTCAAGCGCAATATCGGCGCGGCGCTCGCCCACTGTCTCATCGGCTACTCGAAACTGGAGAACGGGCTGGCGAAGGTCGTGCCCAACGAACAGGTCATGCGCGACGACCTCGAAGCGACCCCCGAGGTCGTCGGCGAGGCCGTCCAGACGATCCTCCGCCGAGAGGGCTTCGACGACGCCTACGAACACGTCAAGAAGGCGACCCGCGGCCGCGACGTGTCGATGGCCGACTTCGAGGCGATGATCGACGACCTCGACGTGGACGACGACGTGCGTGCGGAACTGCACGCGCTGACGCCGGCGGGCTACACCGGCGTCGCGAGCGAACTCGTCGACGACGCGCGGGAGTAG
- a CDS encoding type IV pilin yields the protein MDSRAGRRAVSPVIGTVLLVAIAALLASVAAYVAFGATERNEPAPEVVVEIEPVERPGAYDLELTDGERLDGEKVEIRGGADENALRNRDLLAGDSVTVFPVRERLRLVWFGERDTSYVLREFEVEPDLPDIDENCPWVQRETNGGTSSVSIENTVVDCDVVTDGNIVLEAGGTVVGRVVSEANSVDIDTGLTVYGPVVAGDDVAIDGSEVAGDVRGPDVDIDTTTVYGSVESAEQVDLDGVTVTGHVYAPSLSCSDSTTIGGRPCSGYTPRDPDDY from the coding sequence GTGGACAGTCGAGCGGGACGGCGTGCGGTCTCGCCGGTGATCGGGACGGTGCTGCTGGTCGCGATAGCCGCTCTGTTGGCGTCGGTCGCGGCCTACGTCGCCTTCGGCGCGACCGAGCGCAACGAGCCCGCCCCGGAGGTGGTCGTGGAGATCGAACCGGTCGAGCGGCCGGGCGCCTACGACCTCGAACTCACCGACGGCGAGCGCCTGGACGGTGAGAAGGTCGAGATCCGCGGTGGCGCCGACGAGAACGCCCTGCGGAATCGGGACCTCCTCGCGGGCGACAGCGTGACTGTCTTCCCCGTCCGCGAGCGGCTCCGGCTGGTCTGGTTCGGCGAACGCGACACGAGTTACGTCCTGCGGGAGTTCGAGGTGGAGCCGGATCTGCCCGACATCGACGAGAACTGTCCGTGGGTCCAGCGCGAGACCAACGGCGGCACGTCGTCGGTATCGATCGAAAACACCGTCGTCGACTGCGACGTGGTGACCGACGGAAACATCGTCCTGGAAGCGGGAGGGACCGTCGTCGGTCGGGTGGTGAGTGAGGCTAACAGCGTGGATATCGACACCGGACTGACGGTCTACGGGCCGGTCGTCGCCGGCGACGACGTCGCGATCGACGGGAGCGAGGTCGCCGGCGACGTGCGCGGCCCCGACGTAGACATCGATACTACGACCGTCTACGGCTCGGTCGAGAGCGCCGAGCAGGTCGACCTCGACGGCGTCACTGTCACCGGGCACGTCTACGCGCCGAGCCTCTCGTGTTCCGACAGCACGACGATCGGTGGCCGGCCCTGCTCGGGCTACACGCCCAGAGACCCCGACGACTACTGA
- a CDS encoding DUF7860 family protein encodes MSHYATRDYPKLAKTGFFLGVALFAVGGLGEIVGSVVFGGLPGWEQTLLFDMEVLGIALGLFSPLLFGVVAPLVE; translated from the coding sequence ATGTCTCACTACGCAACCAGGGACTACCCGAAGCTGGCCAAGACCGGGTTCTTCCTCGGCGTCGCGCTGTTCGCCGTCGGCGGGCTGGGCGAGATCGTCGGCTCCGTGGTCTTCGGCGGACTGCCGGGCTGGGAGCAGACGCTGCTGTTCGATATGGAAGTACTGGGTATCGCGCTCGGACTGTTTTCGCCGCTTCTGTTCGGAGTCGTCGCCCCGTTGGTCGAGTAG
- a CDS encoding SHOCT domain-containing protein — protein sequence MGLTEWASDHLLATVAVSLAFLTLSVVSVLGVAGWLLAAVLGLGGAGTLGSLLPLFVAGLVVGVPLSVVGLVAAAAGLASRASSAVSGTTEVAGIRLGRVASYVERENRYARMVGLADLVENFDTRSAERRADDRTERLKERYVEGEISDHEFERRLQTILDEEGVQREGVSAIDDELHATERN from the coding sequence ATGGGACTGACCGAGTGGGCCAGCGACCACCTGCTGGCGACGGTCGCGGTCTCGCTCGCCTTCCTCACGCTGAGCGTCGTCTCCGTTCTGGGCGTCGCCGGCTGGCTGCTCGCGGCCGTCCTGGGTCTGGGTGGCGCCGGGACCCTCGGCTCGCTGTTGCCGCTGTTCGTCGCCGGGCTCGTCGTCGGGGTGCCGCTGTCCGTCGTCGGCCTGGTCGCCGCCGCCGCCGGCCTCGCGTCGCGGGCCTCGTCGGCCGTCAGCGGGACGACCGAGGTGGCGGGGATCCGCCTCGGCCGCGTCGCCTCCTACGTCGAACGGGAGAACAGGTACGCCCGGATGGTCGGCCTCGCGGACCTCGTCGAGAACTTCGACACCCGCTCGGCCGAGCGACGGGCCGACGACCGCACCGAGCGGCTCAAGGAACGCTACGTCGAGGGCGAGATCTCCGACCACGAGTTCGAACGGCGGCTACAGACGATCCTCGACGAGGAGGGCGTCCAGCGCGAGGGCGTCTCCGCTATCGACGACGAACTCCACGCCACCGAACGCAACTGA
- the lysA gene encoding diaminopimelate decarboxylase has translation MSHSSPAVRRVADWDFDQLSSLAAEHGTPLYVVDLDRVAENYERFASAFPDAHVMYAAKAHTGRAVLETLLDAGADIECAARGELQRAIQAGADPDTLQYTAVNPPDADLDYAAELGADHPGLTVTGGARDTFDRLEARGYDGRVAIRVNPGIGTGHHEKVATGKDAKFGIPYDEVAELAEDLRERFDLVGLHAHVGSGVLHDDLEDHCRAIAKVADLAREVDDADLEFVDFGGGFGVPYREDEEPLDMDVVGEKVREAVGDLAAQIKLEPGRYVVADSEVILTGVNTVKETPEATVVGVDASLATLIRPAMFDSYHPIANVSAPDRAVEPVAVGGPCCTSADVFCTDRPVARPEREDLLAIGNAGAYGYELANQFHSQPRPAEVAVEGGEPRVVRRRETMDDVTRVEREAEE, from the coding sequence ATGAGCCATTCTTCGCCCGCCGTCCGTCGCGTCGCGGACTGGGACTTCGACCAGCTGTCGTCGCTGGCGGCCGAACACGGGACGCCGCTGTACGTCGTCGACCTCGATCGAGTCGCGGAGAACTACGAGCGGTTCGCGTCGGCGTTCCCCGACGCCCACGTCATGTACGCCGCGAAGGCCCACACCGGCCGCGCAGTGCTGGAGACGCTGCTCGACGCCGGCGCCGATATCGAGTGTGCGGCCCGCGGGGAACTCCAGCGAGCCATCCAGGCCGGTGCCGACCCCGACACGCTCCAGTACACGGCGGTCAATCCGCCCGATGCCGACCTGGACTACGCCGCCGAGCTGGGCGCCGACCACCCCGGGTTGACGGTCACGGGCGGCGCCCGGGACACGTTCGACCGGCTGGAGGCGCGGGGGTACGACGGGCGCGTCGCCATCCGGGTCAACCCCGGGATCGGTACCGGCCACCACGAGAAGGTCGCGACGGGCAAGGACGCCAAGTTCGGGATCCCGTACGACGAGGTCGCCGAACTGGCCGAGGACCTCCGCGAGCGGTTCGACCTCGTGGGGCTGCACGCCCACGTGGGGTCGGGCGTGCTGCACGACGACCTCGAAGACCACTGTCGGGCCATCGCGAAGGTGGCCGATCTGGCCCGGGAGGTGGATGACGCCGACCTGGAGTTCGTCGACTTCGGCGGCGGGTTCGGCGTCCCCTACCGCGAGGACGAGGAACCGCTGGACATGGACGTCGTCGGCGAGAAGGTCCGAGAGGCCGTCGGCGACCTGGCGGCGCAGATCAAGCTCGAACCCGGCCGCTACGTCGTCGCCGACAGCGAAGTGATCCTGACGGGAGTGAACACGGTCAAGGAAACGCCGGAGGCGACCGTCGTCGGTGTCGACGCGTCGCTGGCGACGCTGATCCGGCCGGCGATGTTCGACTCCTATCACCCCATCGCGAACGTCTCGGCGCCCGACCGGGCGGTCGAGCCCGTCGCGGTCGGCGGGCCCTGTTGTACGAGCGCGGACGTGTTCTGTACGGACCGACCGGTGGCGCGTCCGGAGCGCGAGGACCTGCTCGCGATCGGCAACGCGGGCGCCTACGGCTACGAACTCGCGAACCAGTTCCACTCCCAGCCCCGCCCCGCCGAAGTCGCCGTCGAGGGCGGCGAGCCGCGGGTCGTCCGCCGACGGGAGACGATGGACGACGTGACCCGGGTCGAGCGCGAGGCCGAGGAGTAA
- a CDS encoding phosphoribosyltransferase — translation MFRDRTAAGERLADALEDRGIAADIVLAIPRGGLPLGRAVADRLDAPLDVVVASKIGAPRNEEFAIGAVAEDGAVWLNDDALDRLSVSERYLAQEREREREVAAEKAATYRDGERPDLAGKRVVIVDDGVATGATMRASLRLVRDEDPASLVAAVPVGPPDTLEELATLADEVVAVERPRSFRAVGAHYRNFGQVSDEKAMSYLT, via the coding sequence ATGTTCCGCGACCGGACGGCCGCGGGCGAGCGACTCGCCGACGCGCTGGAAGACCGGGGTATCGCCGCCGATATCGTCCTCGCGATCCCGCGCGGCGGACTGCCGCTGGGGCGGGCGGTCGCCGACCGGCTCGACGCGCCACTGGACGTGGTCGTCGCCTCGAAGATCGGCGCGCCGCGCAACGAGGAGTTCGCGATCGGTGCGGTCGCCGAGGACGGCGCGGTGTGGCTCAACGACGACGCGCTCGACCGGCTCTCGGTGAGCGAGCGCTACCTGGCACAGGAACGCGAGCGCGAACGAGAAGTCGCCGCCGAGAAGGCTGCCACCTACCGCGACGGCGAGCGTCCGGACCTCGCCGGGAAGCGAGTCGTGATCGTCGACGACGGGGTCGCGACCGGCGCGACGATGCGCGCGTCGCTCCGGCTGGTCCGAGACGAGGACCCGGCGTCGCTGGTCGCCGCCGTCCCCGTCGGCCCGCCGGACACGCTCGAGGAACTCGCGACGCTGGCCGACGAGGTCGTCGCCGTCGAGCGGCCGCGGAGCTTCCGCGCCGTCGGCGCTCACTACCGGAACTTCGGCCAGGTCAGCGACGAGAAAGCGATGTCGTACCTGACGTGA
- a CDS encoding M20 family metallopeptidase, with amino-acid sequence MPFDAIDFHERAVRTDSSESVAEMRGLLVETLERNGAEPVVDEAGNTLATRTGEGYESGDTAVESGTDAADDTHLVLNTHIDTVPPHVPFAEREDGDVVEGRGACDAKGPLAALVDAFLGAGVGDGNRLTLAITPDEETVQTGAAHLAGSLDADGFVVGEPTGLDVCNAARGQYEGTITVAGAAAHAATPDSGANAIRAMAPILQAMETYDDERGPGAHESLGRPTLTPTVIDGGEVSNQVPEACTLTFDRRPVPPETPAEFEAGLAAHLLEWVPSGMDLDVALSPRETPFLAAFATDRDEPLVEALSAASGGAVRPFGAATEASYFAEHAPTVVFGPGDLADEAGAVAHSEREYVRREDVRAAARAVRDAVDGLL; translated from the coding sequence ATGCCGTTCGACGCCATCGACTTCCACGAGCGGGCGGTCCGGACCGACTCGTCCGAGTCCGTCGCGGAGATGCGCGGGCTGCTGGTCGAGACGCTCGAACGCAACGGTGCCGAGCCCGTCGTCGACGAGGCCGGAAACACGCTCGCGACACGGACGGGCGAGGGGTACGAGTCCGGGGATACCGCGGTCGAGAGCGGTACCGACGCGGCGGACGACACCCACCTCGTCCTGAACACGCACATCGACACGGTCCCGCCCCACGTCCCCTTCGCCGAGCGCGAGGACGGCGACGTCGTGGAGGGACGGGGTGCCTGCGACGCGAAGGGGCCGCTCGCGGCGCTCGTCGACGCGTTCCTCGGCGCGGGCGTCGGCGACGGGAATCGGCTGACGCTGGCGATCACGCCCGACGAAGAGACGGTCCAGACCGGTGCCGCCCACCTCGCGGGGTCGCTCGACGCCGACGGCTTCGTCGTCGGCGAGCCCACGGGGCTGGACGTGTGCAACGCCGCCCGCGGCCAGTACGAGGGGACGATCACCGTCGCCGGTGCCGCGGCCCACGCTGCCACGCCCGACAGCGGTGCGAACGCGATCCGAGCGATGGCGCCGATCCTGCAGGCGATGGAAACCTACGACGACGAGCGAGGTCCTGGGGCCCACGAGTCGCTCGGGCGCCCGACGCTCACGCCGACCGTGATCGACGGCGGGGAGGTCTCGAATCAGGTCCCCGAGGCGTGTACCCTCACGTTCGACCGGCGACCGGTCCCGCCCGAGACGCCCGCGGAGTTCGAGGCCGGACTGGCAGCGCACCTCTTGGAGTGGGTGCCCTCGGGGATGGATCTGGACGTGGCGCTCTCTCCGCGGGAGACGCCGTTCTTGGCCGCGTTCGCGACCGACCGAGACGAGCCGCTCGTCGAGGCGCTTTCGGCCGCGAGCGGCGGGGCGGTGCGGCCGTTCGGCGCCGCGACGGAGGCCTCGTACTTCGCCGAGCACGCGCCGACCGTCGTGTTCGGTCCCGGCGACCTGGCGGACGAGGCGGGCGCCGTCGCGCACAGCGAGCGCGAGTACGTCCGCCGCGAGGACGTTCGGGCGGCCGCGCGAGCCGTCCGCGACGCCGTCGACGGGCTCCTGTAG